One part of the Bacillota bacterium genome encodes these proteins:
- a CDS encoding peptidoglycan DD-metalloendopeptidase family protein — translation MQGNRKNSVDLTGFLRSYPALRAGLAVVVMIAALGAFVWGIRTGLDAGSKALGPSQPPRATGPSAGGTGVAGGPSVATKAPPTGAASPAPVTPGQGAAAGTQAPKETPVASPAPRPGSTARPKPASEASPQQMVWPYQGGIVKAFGWAYSGTHEDWRFHQGIDIAGNEGDEVVAAMGGKVASVEETDLYGVRVVVEHSPRLRTVYTGLSGALVHKGDTVKPGDPIATIGRAAFEWVDPAHLHFETIGESGPVDPAKYLK, via the coding sequence ATGCAGGGAAACCGCAAGAATTCCGTGGATCTCACGGGCTTTTTGCGATCCTACCCGGCCCTGCGGGCCGGCCTCGCAGTCGTGGTGATGATCGCCGCCCTGGGTGCGTTCGTGTGGGGTATCAGGACGGGGCTCGACGCGGGCTCGAAGGCGCTCGGCCCGTCGCAGCCGCCGCGGGCGACAGGCCCGTCGGCCGGCGGAACGGGCGTCGCAGGCGGCCCATCCGTGGCGACCAAGGCGCCGCCAACCGGCGCCGCCAGTCCGGCGCCGGTCACGCCCGGGCAGGGCGCGGCGGCCGGCACGCAGGCGCCGAAAGAGACGCCAGTTGCCTCGCCGGCGCCAAGACCGGGGTCCACCGCGCGGCCCAAACCCGCTTCGGAGGCTTCGCCGCAGCAGATGGTGTGGCCCTATCAGGGTGGGATCGTCAAGGCTTTCGGCTGGGCCTACTCGGGAACCCACGAGGACTGGAGGTTTCATCAGGGCATAGACATCGCGGGTAATGAGGGCGACGAGGTTGTCGCCGCCATGGGCGGCAAGGTCGCGTCGGTTGAGGAGACGGACCTTTACGGGGTGCGGGTCGTGGTGGAGCACTCGCCCAGGCTGAGGACGGTATACACCGGCCTCAGCGGCGCGCTGGTTCACAAGGGGGACACGGTCAAGCCCGGCGATCCGATTGCTACCATCGGTCGAGCCGCGTTCGAATGGGTTGACCCCGCTCACCTGCACTTCGAGACAATTGGAGAGTCCGGGCCCGTGGATCCTGCGAAATACCTGAAGTAG
- a CDS encoding V-type ATP synthase subunit K, translated as MITGGLALAILGAATAVLLGGIGSSIGVGIAGEASAGVVTEDPEKFGRLLLLQALPGTQGIYGFLAGFMVMFKLGLFGGSVPQLSVEQGWQFFFACLPVALACMVSGLYQGRAAVAAIGIVAKRPEQSGKALIIPAMVETYAVLGLLASILLIMFGIKI; from the coding sequence ATGATCACGGGAGGACTGGCGCTGGCCATCCTTGGGGCGGCAACGGCAGTCCTGCTGGGCGGCATCGGATCGAGCATCGGTGTCGGTATTGCCGGCGAAGCCTCGGCGGGAGTCGTAACCGAGGATCCCGAGAAATTTGGACGCCTGTTGCTGCTCCAGGCGCTCCCCGGTACGCAGGGCATCTACGGGTTTCTCGCAGGGTTCATGGTAATGTTCAAGCTTGGGCTCTTCGGCGGGTCTGTCCCGCAGCTGTCCGTGGAGCAAGGCTGGCAGTTCTTCTTCGCGTGCCTTCCGGTAGCCCTGGCGTGCATGGTATCGGGACTGTATCAGGGGCGTGCGGCTGTCGCTGCTATCGGCATAGTTGCCAAGAGGCCGGAGCAGTCCGGCAAAGCCCTTATCATCCCGGCGATGGTGGAGACCTACGCGGTTCTCGGCCTTCTGGCCAGCATCCTGCTCATCATGTTCGGCATTAAGATCTAA
- the murA gene encoding UDP-N-acetylglucosamine 1-carboxyvinyltransferase, with protein sequence MDRAFDRVLVRGGNRLSGVVRAEGAKNAALPVLAACLLADGESVVSGVPGLDDVSTMCSVLRRLGGTVEPAGPAEISVRFDGIRTSEAPQDLMRKMRASILVMGPLLARTGFARACLPGGCAIGARPIDLHLKGFAMMGASVKCDRGFVEVSAGHLRGAKIYLDFPSVGATENLMMAAALADGVTCVENAAEEPEIVDLANFLSAMGARVTGAGTKMVRIEGAGSLDPASHTVIPDRIEASTLMVAAAVTGGDVTVQNVVIEHVKPVVAKLRDAGCQVYEDPDGLVRVVGPDRPVATDVRTLPYPGFPTDVQPQMMALLAVADGVSMVTETVFENRFMHVDELRRMGSSIHVDGRTAVVRGVPALMGSTVKATDLRAGAALILAGLRARGMTEVVGVEHVDRGYHDIVGKLRSLGAEIVRARESATDAFLETAVTRNSL encoded by the coding sequence ATGGACAGGGCATTTGACAGGGTGCTGGTAAGGGGAGGCAACAGGCTCAGCGGGGTCGTCCGCGCGGAGGGCGCGAAGAACGCCGCGCTTCCTGTTCTGGCCGCCTGCCTCCTGGCCGACGGCGAATCTGTAGTATCCGGTGTGCCCGGCCTCGACGACGTTTCCACGATGTGCAGCGTACTCCGGAGGCTCGGGGGGACCGTGGAGCCGGCCGGTCCCGCGGAGATTTCGGTCAGGTTCGATGGCATCCGCACCAGCGAGGCCCCCCAGGACCTGATGAGGAAGATGCGCGCGTCCATACTCGTCATGGGGCCGCTCCTCGCAAGGACCGGTTTCGCGCGGGCATGCCTGCCCGGGGGCTGCGCGATAGGCGCCAGGCCGATAGACTTACACCTGAAAGGCTTCGCGATGATGGGCGCCTCCGTGAAGTGCGATCGCGGGTTCGTGGAGGTTTCCGCCGGTCACCTGAGAGGGGCGAAGATTTATCTCGATTTCCCCAGCGTCGGGGCAACCGAGAACCTGATGATGGCCGCGGCGCTGGCTGATGGAGTCACGTGCGTAGAGAACGCAGCCGAGGAACCCGAGATCGTCGATCTCGCCAACTTCCTCAGCGCCATGGGGGCGCGTGTCACGGGGGCCGGCACCAAGATGGTGAGGATAGAGGGAGCCGGCTCGCTGGACCCCGCTTCTCACACGGTAATCCCCGACCGCATTGAGGCGTCGACGTTGATGGTCGCCGCCGCCGTGACGGGCGGCGACGTGACTGTCCAGAACGTCGTCATCGAGCACGTCAAGCCCGTCGTGGCCAAACTCCGCGACGCGGGGTGCCAGGTATACGAGGACCCGGATGGGCTCGTGAGGGTGGTCGGGCCCGACCGCCCCGTGGCGACCGACGTCAGGACGCTTCCCTACCCCGGGTTCCCGACCGATGTCCAACCGCAGATGATGGCGCTTCTGGCGGTCGCCGACGGCGTCAGCATGGTCACCGAAACGGTGTTTGAGAACAGGTTCATGCACGTCGACGAACTCCGGCGGATGGGCTCCAGCATCCACGTCGACGGGCGCACCGCGGTCGTCCGCGGGGTCCCCGCCCTCATGGGGTCGACCGTGAAAGCTACGGACTTAAGGGCTGGTGCGGCGCTCATCCTTGCGGGCCTGCGGGCGCGTGGGATGACCGAGGTGGTCGGCGTCGAACACGTCGACCGGGGGTACCACGACATCGTGGGCAAGCTCCGCTCACTGGGCGCCGAGATCGTCAGGGCCCGGGAATCCGCCACCGACGCCTTCCTCGAGACGGCCGTCACGCGCAATAGCCTCTAG
- a CDS encoding V-type ATP synthase subunit D: protein MITVAANATRQELLKLKGRLKMAKRGHKLLKDKRDSLMKEFMILIKRDKELRERVENGLHAAYRSFLVARAMLSEAVLEESFMAPTRKVSVETGSRSIMSVPVPEFDVSSEGELLSYGLANTSQDLDDAVGSYSEMVPVMVELAGVERAVELLSDEIEKTRRRVNALEYVLIPELEQAVKGIAMRLSEIERSNASRLMKIKDIVRAH from the coding sequence ATGATCACAGTTGCCGCTAACGCGACGAGGCAGGAGCTCCTGAAGCTCAAGGGCCGCTTGAAAATGGCGAAGAGGGGTCACAAACTCCTCAAGGACAAGCGAGACTCGCTGATGAAGGAGTTCATGATCCTGATCAAGCGCGACAAGGAGCTCAGGGAAAGGGTCGAGAACGGTCTGCATGCGGCGTACAGGTCTTTCCTCGTGGCGAGGGCAATGCTGTCGGAGGCGGTCCTCGAGGAGTCGTTCATGGCTCCCACGAGAAAGGTAAGTGTGGAGACCGGCTCGCGCTCGATCATGAGCGTGCCCGTCCCGGAGTTCGACGTGTCCAGCGAGGGTGAGCTCCTGAGCTACGGGCTTGCGAACACCTCCCAGGACCTGGACGACGCCGTCGGGTCGTACTCCGAGATGGTCCCCGTCATGGTGGAGCTCGCCGGGGTGGAGAGGGCGGTGGAACTCCTCTCTGACGAGATTGAGAAAACGAGGCGGCGTGTGAACGCGCTCGAGTACGTGCTCATCCCCGAGCTGGAGCAGGCAGTCAAGGGCATCGCGATGAGGCTCAGCGAGATCGAGCGCTCCAACGCCTCGAGATTGATGAAGATAAAGGACATCGTGAGGGCGCATTGA
- a CDS encoding V-type ATP synthase subunit C produces the protein MPAIALSVRDEAEYAYSVARVRVLETKLLSRSTTERLVEADSVEEAFRILAETEYSEVLSAAGNSTDFESVLALELKRVYEYVRRFSPDPALLDVLALRFDLHNLKVLLKEKYLGGARFPAAMMGGGSLDVDAAREAVFSGTYSKLPEDYATVVERAARSLEETGDPQVIDLVIDGEMFRLGLRIAIASRFELLKEIWTTLIDMTNIKAVARVNRLDGSREFLSRCLIEGGSVGVNVLLGLHGQPPGAVVEALRYTRYSRLAEEGLWEGSRFELLADDFMMSFLKGARHKAFGPEPIIAYVLAKETEIRNLRVIFTGKVNGLPAGAIRERLRETYV, from the coding sequence TTGCCGGCAATCGCTCTCAGCGTACGGGACGAAGCTGAATACGCGTACTCGGTGGCGCGGGTCCGGGTCCTGGAGACGAAGCTACTGAGCAGGTCAACTACGGAGCGCCTCGTCGAGGCCGACTCCGTTGAGGAAGCCTTCAGGATCCTTGCAGAGACCGAGTACTCGGAAGTTCTCTCAGCGGCCGGCAACTCTACGGATTTCGAGAGCGTGCTTGCCCTCGAACTGAAGAGGGTCTACGAGTACGTTCGCCGGTTCTCGCCCGATCCTGCGTTGCTCGACGTGCTTGCCCTGAGGTTCGACCTTCACAACCTCAAGGTCCTCCTGAAGGAGAAGTACCTCGGAGGAGCGAGGTTTCCGGCGGCCATGATGGGCGGTGGGAGCCTCGACGTCGACGCGGCGCGCGAAGCGGTGTTTTCAGGGACGTATAGTAAGTTGCCCGAGGACTACGCGACGGTCGTGGAACGGGCGGCGCGGTCACTCGAGGAGACAGGGGACCCCCAGGTGATCGACCTGGTAATCGACGGTGAGATGTTCCGCCTGGGGCTCAGGATCGCTATAGCCAGTCGTTTCGAGCTCCTGAAGGAAATCTGGACGACGCTCATCGACATGACAAACATCAAGGCCGTCGCCAGAGTCAACCGGCTTGACGGCAGCAGGGAGTTTCTTTCGAGGTGCCTGATCGAGGGCGGGTCCGTCGGCGTGAACGTCCTTCTCGGGCTCCACGGTCAGCCGCCAGGCGCGGTTGTGGAAGCGCTCCGCTATACGCGCTATTCGAGACTCGCTGAGGAAGGATTGTGGGAGGGCTCACGGTTCGAACTGCTGGCGGACGATTTCATGATGTCGTTCCTGAAAGGCGCGAGACACAAAGCGTTCGGGCCCGAACCCATCATAGCGTATGTCCTGGCCAAGGAGACCGAGATAAGGAACCTGAGAGTCATATTCACGGGCAAGGTTAACGGCCTGCCTGCCGGAGCAATCCGGGAAAGGCTGCGTGAGACCTATGTCTAA
- a CDS encoding V-type ATP synthase subunit E — protein MGLDNILSKIESDARAEAGRIESEAAKQAREILEAAEARGKALAAGILNVARTAAEEQRKRLLTLAGLDARRHDLDVKQGFIRKAFEQAEALLAGIPDEEYRPMIKKMLLEAVKTGDEEVIISEKDRSRITPSLISEVNRDLASSGREGNLRISPVTREMLGGFILVDGNIETNSSFDVALRLKRDDLEPEVAAILFGESAGPRG, from the coding sequence ATGGGACTTGATAACATCCTTAGCAAGATCGAGTCTGACGCAAGGGCGGAGGCAGGCCGGATCGAATCCGAGGCGGCAAAACAGGCGCGTGAGATCCTCGAGGCGGCCGAAGCGCGTGGCAAGGCGCTTGCCGCCGGGATTCTGAACGTCGCCAGAACCGCTGCCGAAGAGCAAAGGAAACGATTGCTTACGCTTGCGGGCCTGGACGCTCGCAGGCACGACCTGGATGTAAAACAGGGATTCATCCGGAAGGCGTTTGAACAGGCCGAAGCCTTGTTGGCGGGGATTCCCGACGAGGAGTACCGCCCAATGATAAAGAAAATGCTGCTGGAGGCCGTGAAGACCGGGGATGAGGAGGTAATCATCTCTGAAAAGGACAGGTCCAGGATTACGCCCTCGTTGATATCCGAGGTGAACAGGGATCTGGCGTCCTCTGGCAGGGAAGGCAATTTGCGGATTTCGCCCGTAACTAGAGAAATGCTCGGGGGCTTCATTCTGGTGGACGGCAACATCGAAACGAACAGCTCGTTCGACGTGGCCTTGAGGCTCAAGCGGGATGACCTTGAGCCGGAGGTTGCCGCCATCCTGTTTGGGGAATCCGCCGGGCCACGGGGGTGA
- a CDS encoding V-type ATP synthase subunit F (produces ATP from ADP in the presence of a proton gradient across the membrane; the F subunit is part of the catalytic core of the ATP synthase complex), with protein sequence MSKVAVIGNNDAVLGFKALGVSVFPVASAEQAAEALKQASEEDFSVVFVTEPYAAKLDALLTELKARPSPVITVIPDNRGNVGLGMKRIKSRVEKAIGVDILFKEEGSGR encoded by the coding sequence ATGTCTAAGGTGGCGGTGATTGGGAACAACGACGCCGTGCTCGGCTTCAAGGCTCTCGGCGTGAGCGTGTTTCCGGTGGCGTCTGCCGAACAGGCTGCGGAGGCACTCAAGCAGGCGTCGGAGGAGGATTTCTCGGTCGTCTTCGTGACCGAGCCCTACGCGGCGAAACTGGATGCATTGCTCACGGAGCTGAAGGCTAGGCCGTCGCCGGTCATAACGGTGATCCCCGACAACAGGGGGAACGTCGGCCTGGGGATGAAACGCATCAAGTCCCGGGTCGAGAAGGCCATCGGCGTGGACATTCTATTCAAGGAAGAGGGAAGCGGTCGATGA
- a CDS encoding alcohol dehydrogenase catalytic domain-containing protein has protein sequence MKAAVMIEPEVIQIQDLPIPKVSADGVLIEIHAVGLCGSDLTVFKGQRAVGFPHVLGHEASGKVVKVGPAVKKLKVGDRVAIEPNFRCGVCEICRRGTSNLCPSKETLGLTLPGCFAEYVKVAEPYAWKIPDSMSYLEGALVEPASVAVHAVNNLGIRLGDSVLVLGAGPIGLLAMQCARLAGGEVTVSDIATKRLDLAVELGADHISDGHDLRERTFDRIIDAAGMPATFLAALSLVKPGGTAVLIGFGGRPVTVDPTTVVRQEINIKGVMACADEFPRTIELIGKRKLQAKPVASCELKFDEIERGLRLMDDKTAIKPVVLL, from the coding sequence ATGAAAGCAGCCGTCATGATTGAGCCAGAAGTCATCCAGATACAGGACTTGCCCATCCCCAAAGTCTCGGCAGATGGAGTCCTCATCGAGATTCACGCGGTGGGGCTTTGCGGCTCCGACCTGACCGTTTTCAAGGGACAAAGGGCAGTAGGGTTTCCACATGTCCTTGGGCACGAAGCCTCCGGTAAGGTGGTCAAGGTTGGGCCTGCGGTGAAGAAGCTGAAAGTGGGCGACCGCGTTGCCATCGAACCCAACTTCAGGTGTGGGGTATGCGAGATCTGCCGGAGAGGCACCTCCAACCTCTGCCCGTCCAAAGAAACACTCGGGCTCACCCTGCCCGGGTGCTTCGCCGAATACGTCAAAGTGGCCGAACCGTACGCGTGGAAGATACCAGACTCCATGAGCTACCTGGAGGGCGCGCTGGTGGAGCCGGCAAGCGTCGCGGTGCACGCCGTCAACAATCTCGGCATCAGGCTCGGCGATTCCGTACTCGTCCTGGGCGCGGGCCCGATCGGTCTTCTCGCCATGCAATGCGCGAGACTCGCGGGAGGGGAAGTCACCGTTTCAGACATCGCGACGAAGAGGCTCGATCTGGCCGTGGAACTCGGGGCCGATCACATATCCGACGGGCACGACCTTAGAGAACGAACGTTCGACAGGATAATAGACGCGGCGGGAATGCCGGCGACATTTCTGGCCGCGTTAAGCCTGGTGAAACCAGGGGGCACGGCCGTCCTCATCGGGTTCGGGGGAAGGCCCGTCACGGTAGACCCAACTACAGTGGTACGGCAAGAGATCAACATCAAGGGGGTCATGGCCTGTGCGGACGAGTTCCCCCGAACGATTGAGCTCATCGGCAAGCGGAAGCTTCAGGCGAAACCGGTTGCCAGCTGCGAACTGAAATTCGACGAGATTGAGAGAGGCCTACGCTTGATGGACGATAAGACAGCCATCAAGCCGGTCGTTCTCCTATAG
- a CDS encoding V-type ATP synthase subunit A codes for MTQGRIVKISGPLVVAEGMAGAQMYEVVRVGEKKLIGEIIELRGDRASIQVYEETSGLGPGEPVVGTGRPLSVELGPGLVTSIYDGIQRPLNVIRDMSGDFVARGIDVPGLNHDKKWDFVARVKSGDRVVAGDILGTVRESDIVEHRVMVPPGIEGVVKEISSGPATIDDVVARIDAGDGVVKDVTMLQRWPVRRGRPFREKLAPVSPMVTGQRVIDTFFPIAKGGTACIPGPFGSGKTVVQHQLSKWSDVEIIVFIGCGERGNEMTDVLLEFPELTDPATGKPLMERTVLVANTSNMPVAAREASIYTGMTIAEFYRDMGYTVALMADSTSRWAEALREISGRLEEMPGEEGYPAYLGSRAAEFYERAGRVVCLGSDGREGSLSAVGAVSPPGGDLSEPVTQATLRIVKVFWGLDDRLAARKHFPAINWLNSYSLYYEKLGDYLKENIGRDFPELREAAMAILQQEAELQEIVRLVGIDALSPRQRMVLETAKSVREDFLYQSAFHEIDTYCSMKKQYRLLKVILMFHGLALKALEGGAPLNTILNLPVRQQIARARFIPEDKLDDFGGVEAAIKAEMPK; via the coding sequence ATGACTCAAGGAAGGATCGTAAAGATATCCGGTCCCCTGGTTGTCGCGGAAGGCATGGCCGGCGCGCAGATGTATGAAGTGGTGAGGGTCGGCGAGAAGAAACTCATCGGCGAGATCATCGAGCTCCGTGGCGACAGGGCTTCCATCCAGGTTTATGAGGAAACCTCCGGCCTCGGACCGGGCGAACCCGTCGTTGGCACGGGCCGGCCTCTGAGCGTGGAGCTCGGACCGGGCCTGGTTACGTCCATATACGACGGGATTCAGCGCCCCTTGAACGTCATCAGGGATATGAGCGGCGACTTCGTCGCCAGGGGTATCGACGTGCCCGGCCTCAACCACGACAAGAAGTGGGATTTCGTGGCCCGCGTCAAGTCCGGCGACCGGGTCGTCGCCGGTGATATACTCGGGACCGTCAGGGAAAGCGACATCGTCGAACACAGGGTGATGGTACCGCCGGGGATCGAGGGCGTCGTCAAAGAAATTAGCTCCGGTCCCGCGACGATTGACGACGTGGTCGCGCGGATCGACGCAGGGGATGGGGTCGTCAAGGATGTGACGATGCTCCAGCGCTGGCCGGTCCGGCGCGGGCGTCCGTTCAGGGAGAAGCTCGCCCCGGTCTCCCCCATGGTCACGGGCCAGAGGGTTATCGACACCTTCTTCCCGATAGCCAAGGGCGGCACTGCCTGCATTCCAGGACCGTTCGGGAGCGGCAAGACAGTGGTTCAGCACCAGCTCTCGAAATGGTCAGACGTGGAGATAATCGTGTTCATCGGTTGCGGCGAGCGCGGGAACGAGATGACGGACGTTCTGCTCGAGTTCCCCGAACTCACCGACCCCGCCACGGGGAAGCCGCTCATGGAGCGCACGGTCCTGGTCGCGAACACGTCGAACATGCCCGTGGCTGCCCGTGAGGCGTCGATCTACACCGGCATGACCATCGCCGAGTTTTACAGGGACATGGGATACACCGTGGCCCTCATGGCCGACTCCACGTCCAGGTGGGCTGAGGCGTTGCGCGAGATCTCGGGTCGACTCGAGGAAATGCCTGGCGAGGAAGGATACCCGGCATATCTCGGTTCGCGCGCGGCGGAGTTCTACGAGAGGGCGGGACGAGTGGTCTGCCTCGGCAGCGACGGCAGGGAAGGCTCGCTGTCCGCGGTCGGCGCCGTGTCACCGCCCGGCGGCGACCTCTCGGAGCCGGTCACGCAGGCCACGCTGCGCATCGTGAAGGTGTTCTGGGGACTCGACGATCGCCTGGCCGCGAGGAAGCACTTCCCCGCGATCAACTGGCTGAACAGCTACTCGCTGTATTACGAAAAGCTGGGCGACTACCTGAAGGAGAACATCGGCCGCGACTTCCCCGAACTCAGGGAGGCCGCCATGGCAATCCTCCAGCAGGAGGCCGAGCTCCAGGAGATCGTGAGGCTGGTCGGTATCGACGCGCTGTCCCCGAGGCAGAGGATGGTCCTGGAGACCGCGAAGTCAGTCCGCGAGGACTTCCTGTACCAGAGCGCGTTTCACGAGATAGACACGTATTGCTCGATGAAGAAACAGTACCGGCTCCTCAAAGTCATCCTCATGTTCCACGGTCTGGCGCTCAAGGCGCTCGAGGGAGGCGCCCCGCTCAACACGATTCTGAACCTGCCCGTCAGGCAACAGATCGCGAGAGCGAGGTTCATACCCGAGGACAAACTGGATGACTTCGGCGGCGTCGAGGCGGCCATCAAGGCCGAGATGCCAAAGTAG
- the spoIID gene encoding stage II sporulation protein D — translation MRRAVVYILTLEIVIMLVLPAALVRGCSLAPSRPPAEGVPLVSPVSVRVFVHTSGRVQEMPLEDYVAGVVAAEMPASFGVEALKAQAVAARTYVVKRMRAFGGPGSGEHPGADICTDPGHGQAWISEEQMRQVWGPFNFGRYHRKVQDAVASTSGLVLTYRGAPIDPVYHSTCGGVTEEASEVWKDGAPYLKSVRCDYCRRSPYFAHAVEMQFEEIGTRLGDRAVPVFLKSGKARAEVVATTVTGRVKALRIGETVLKGQDIRSTLGLPSTRFTVQPGKGSLRFALQGKGHGVGMCQYGADGLAREGKTFSQILAHYYSGVEVRRMFVE, via the coding sequence GTGAGGCGCGCCGTCGTTTACATCCTCACACTGGAGATCGTCATCATGCTCGTGCTCCCCGCCGCTCTGGTAAGGGGCTGCAGCCTCGCTCCGAGCCGGCCTCCGGCGGAGGGGGTGCCGCTGGTGAGCCCCGTTAGCGTGCGCGTATTCGTCCACACCTCAGGCCGGGTGCAAGAGATGCCTCTGGAGGACTACGTGGCAGGCGTCGTGGCGGCTGAGATGCCCGCCAGTTTCGGCGTCGAGGCCTTGAAAGCCCAGGCCGTGGCAGCCCGCACCTACGTTGTCAAGAGGATGCGCGCCTTCGGCGGGCCGGGGTCGGGTGAACACCCAGGCGCCGACATCTGCACAGATCCGGGCCACGGCCAGGCCTGGATATCCGAGGAACAGATGAGGCAGGTCTGGGGCCCATTCAACTTCGGCCGTTACCATCGTAAGGTCCAGGACGCAGTCGCCTCGACGTCGGGGCTGGTCCTGACGTACAGGGGGGCCCCCATCGATCCCGTCTACCACTCCACTTGCGGAGGGGTCACCGAGGAGGCATCGGAGGTGTGGAAGGACGGGGCGCCCTACCTCAAAAGCGTGCGGTGTGACTACTGCAGGCGGTCGCCATATTTCGCGCACGCTGTGGAAATGCAGTTTGAAGAGATAGGCACGCGCCTCGGAGACCGTGCGGTCCCCGTGTTCCTGAAAAGCGGAAAGGCCCGCGCCGAAGTGGTCGCTACGACTGTAACGGGAAGGGTGAAGGCTCTCCGTATAGGGGAGACCGTGCTGAAGGGCCAGGACATCAGGTCCACACTTGGCCTGCCATCCACCAGGTTCACCGTGCAGCCGGGAAAGGGGTCGCTCCGGTTCGCCCTTCAGGGCAAGGGCCACGGGGTCGGGATGTGCCAGTACGGCGCCGACGGTCTCGCCAGGGAAGGGAAGACGTTCTCGCAGATACTGGCCCATTATTACTCCGGAGTCGAAGTCCGGCGGATGTTCGTCGAGTAG
- a CDS encoding V-type ATP synthase subunit B, protein MLKEYRTISNISGPLMFVEDVDAVRYDELVEVELADGSVRRGKVLEAHAGRALVQLFEGTSGLDVTNAKVRFLGRVIELPVSIDMLGRVFDGFGRPRDNGPKIIPEKRLDINGNPINPYARAYPSEFIQTGISAIDCMNPIVRGQKLPIFSGAGLPHPRIAAQVARQAKVRGSGEKFAVVFAAMGITFEEADFFISDFRKTGAIDRSVMFINLANDPVIERIATPRMALTCAEFLAFEKDMHVLVIMTDITNYCEALREVSAARKEVPGRRGYPGYMYTDLATIYERAGRIKDKKGSITQMPILTMPEDDKTHPIPDLTGYITEGQVVLSRELHKKGIYPPINISLSLSRLKDKGIGPGKTREDHSGVLNELSGAYDRGKEARELAVVLGEAALTPVDKKFLKFADEFEARFVKQGEDEDRPIEKTLDIGWELMTIVPRTELKRVSDEHVARYLPTAKGDGQAAE, encoded by the coding sequence ATGCTGAAGGAATACAGGACGATATCGAACATCTCGGGCCCCCTGATGTTCGTCGAGGACGTCGACGCCGTGCGTTACGATGAGCTCGTCGAGGTGGAGCTCGCCGACGGCAGCGTACGGCGTGGTAAGGTGCTCGAAGCGCACGCCGGCCGCGCGCTCGTCCAGCTGTTCGAGGGCACATCGGGTCTCGACGTCACGAATGCGAAGGTCAGGTTCCTCGGCCGCGTCATCGAGCTGCCCGTGTCGATCGACATGTTGGGCAGGGTGTTCGACGGATTCGGCAGGCCGAGGGACAACGGCCCAAAGATAATACCCGAGAAGCGGCTGGACATCAACGGTAACCCGATCAACCCGTATGCCCGCGCGTATCCGTCCGAGTTCATCCAGACGGGCATCTCCGCGATCGACTGCATGAACCCGATCGTGCGCGGCCAGAAGCTCCCAATATTCTCAGGGGCCGGCCTGCCGCACCCGAGGATCGCGGCGCAGGTCGCGAGGCAGGCGAAGGTGCGCGGGTCCGGCGAGAAGTTCGCCGTCGTGTTCGCCGCCATGGGTATCACCTTCGAGGAAGCCGACTTCTTCATCTCCGACTTCCGCAAGACGGGGGCCATCGACAGGTCGGTCATGTTCATCAACCTGGCGAACGACCCCGTCATCGAAAGGATAGCCACGCCGCGTATGGCCTTGACCTGCGCGGAGTTCCTGGCGTTCGAGAAGGACATGCACGTCCTGGTCATCATGACCGACATAACCAACTACTGCGAGGCGTTGCGCGAGGTCTCGGCCGCGCGCAAGGAGGTCCCGGGCCGCCGCGGGTACCCCGGGTACATGTACACCGACCTCGCCACGATTTACGAGCGCGCGGGCAGGATCAAGGACAAGAAGGGCTCGATCACGCAGATGCCCATCCTCACCATGCCCGAGGACGACAAGACTCACCCGATCCCCGACCTGACCGGGTACATCACGGAGGGGCAGGTCGTGTTGAGCCGCGAGCTCCACAAGAAGGGCATCTACCCGCCCATCAACATCTCGCTCTCGCTGTCCCGCCTGAAGGACAAGGGTATCGGCCCGGGCAAGACCCGCGAGGATCACTCGGGCGTGCTGAACGAGCTGTCGGGCGCGTACGACCGCGGCAAGGAAGCACGTGAGCTCGCGGTCGTGCTTGGTGAGGCTGCGCTGACGCCCGTCGACAAAAAGTTCCTGAAGTTCGCGGACGAGTTCGAGGCGAGGTTCGTCAAGCAGGGTGAGGACGAGGACAGGCCGATCGAGAAGACACTCGACATCGGCTGGGAGCTCATGACCATCGTACCGCGCACCGAGCTCAAGAGGGTCAGCGACGAGCACGTCGCCAGGTACTTGCCGACGGCGAAGGGCGACGGCCAGGCGGCCGAGTAA